The Clostridioides difficile genome has a segment encoding these proteins:
- a CDS encoding GntP family permease: MITGYGLLIAFIISIGILLVSIIKFKVNPFLALLITSIITGFMVKMPINEISTTISTGFGNTLGSIGIVIGLGIIFGNILSESRATESIAKGLLARTGEKNSALAITTAGFLISIPVFMDAAFVIMMPIVKYVSRVTKKSLMVFVCALGVGTIVGHALVIPTPGPLAVAANVNANVGSFILYSIIVAFPAALAGGWIYGKRFERYPAYAIDEDNREKNLEQGKESVELKDDNSDKVPGFGVSMFSLLFPILLILVSNVFSMFLEKGSKMSGILAFIGDKNIAILLGILVAIVFLKKYISKPMGEVVIEAADSAGLILLITGSGGAFGSVINASGIGNFLVDTMSGLSISVVVLGFLLSALLRISQGSATVALVTTSSILGPTILATGMSPVLVGLAICAGGVGFSLPNDSGFWVLSRFSGLSVKDTLNSWTTGGTIAGVTAFVMVLLLSVINGIVPLPGL; encoded by the coding sequence ATGATTACAGGATATGGACTTTTGATAGCATTTATTATATCTATAGGAATTTTACTTGTGTCAATTATTAAGTTTAAAGTAAATCCATTTTTGGCATTACTTATAACATCTATAATTACAGGATTTATGGTCAAGATGCCTATAAATGAAATTTCAACTACAATATCAACTGGATTTGGAAATACATTAGGTAGTATTGGTATTGTAATTGGGCTTGGAATAATATTTGGAAATATACTTTCAGAATCAAGAGCAACAGAATCTATTGCCAAAGGATTGTTGGCTAGAACTGGAGAGAAAAATAGTGCATTAGCTATAACTACAGCAGGCTTTTTAATTTCAATTCCAGTTTTTATGGATGCAGCATTTGTTATAATGATGCCTATAGTTAAATATGTTTCAAGAGTAACTAAGAAATCTCTTATGGTTTTTGTGTGTGCATTAGGAGTTGGTACAATAGTAGGTCATGCACTTGTAATACCAACACCAGGGCCTTTAGCTGTTGCAGCAAATGTAAATGCAAATGTAGGTAGTTTTATACTTTATTCTATAATTGTTGCATTTCCAGCAGCCCTTGCAGGAGGATGGATTTATGGAAAACGTTTTGAAAGATATCCAGCTTATGCAATTGATGAAGACAATAGAGAAAAAAATTTAGAACAAGGAAAAGAGAGTGTTGAACTTAAAGATGATAACTCTGATAAAGTACCAGGTTTTGGAGTTTCTATGTTTTCTTTATTATTTCCAATACTTCTTATACTTGTATCAAATGTATTTAGTATGTTTTTAGAAAAAGGTTCTAAAATGAGTGGAATACTTGCATTTATAGGAGATAAGAATATAGCAATATTGCTTGGAATATTGGTAGCAATAGTATTTTTAAAGAAGTACATAAGTAAACCTATGGGAGAGGTTGTTATTGAAGCTGCTGATTCAGCAGGATTGATATTATTAATAACAGGCTCAGGGGGAGCCTTTGGTAGTGTTATAAATGCTAGTGGAATAGGGAACTTCTTAGTTGATACTATGTCTGGTCTTAGTATATCAGTTGTAGTACTTGGATTCTTACTAAGTGCATTACTTAGAATTTCTCAAGGTTCTGCTACTGTAGCACTAGTAACTACATCATCAATTTTAGGACCTACAATTTTAGCAACTGGTATGTCACCAGTTTTAGTAGGGCTTGCTATATGTGCTGGTGGTGTTGGTTTTTCTCTTCCAAATGATTCTGGTTTCTGGGTACTTTCAAGATTTAGTGGATTGTCAGTTAAAGATACTTTAAATTCATGGACAACAGGGGGTACAATCGCTGGTGTTACAGCATTTGTAATGGTTTTATTACTTAGCGTCATAAATGGTATTGTACCACTTCCAGGATTATAA